tgtatgtgtgtatagataaagaaacagattgatagatatagatgtatatgcacaaacacacacacgaatgtgtgtatatatataaatatatatacaaatacaaaaatattcatatatatactcatatatatatgtatatatatatatatatatatatatatatatatatatatatatatatcatgcatctatatacccccccccacatatatatatatatatatatatatatatatatatatatatatatcatatatattcataaatgtatatacctatatatatttatatttccagcCTAAACTCTTACACACTTAAGGTGCACTGCAGTACATACAATGAGCCTCTAGACAGTGTTAGTACAAGTCCAAACGACCGGTTAACTTCAGCTTCATAGCTCCATAAATACGGCACAAACATGATCTTTCTACAGAACAAGTCAATTGGCGTGAGTGGCTTGGCAGTCGGCTCAGCACCTTACACTTATAACGATGAAAGTGGCCTCGTATAAACATAACCTAACCCGAGTTGTGTGAAAGTGTGCTTTGTTCTGCGCGATATAAATGTTTCTTTTTACTCGCCCTTTTCCGTGCGctattgttttgatttgtttttttctttttaacttttttttttgtgcgtttttttattcctgttattgttattattggtactgTCATTgcgatattattttttcattatcataagcatcatctttctaattattattactgtttttatagtttattacaattttttttgtcattaaatatattttatttttattactgcaatgcttgttattatgattattaatttaattatcatcatgattatctttattattgtagtcacgctaataataattgtcactgttacttataaaatcatatttgatgttactgttaccattaatTCTATTAACATGCAaattagtagtagttgcagtatcaACACAAACAGTAGCAttgacagtagtagtaacagtagcagcagcACTAATATTCATAATAGGAGAAGTACtgccagtaatagtagtagcagcagtagtagtaacagcagtagcagaagtagtagtagtagtagtaacagtagttgtagcactaatagtaatattggtaatagaATTAATAGCAAGAGTagttagtagtagcaataaaagTGGGAGTAGTAAAATAATTAAAAGAGTAGTAACAGcaacactagtagtagtagtagaaatgagAGTAATAGCAGggttactagtagtaatagtagacgtaatagtagtagcagcgctggtaataatagcaatagttatattAGAactaatagtagcagcagtagaagtaacAGTAGTGGCAGCActagtagtagaactagtagtgtagtaaaagtagtagtagtagtcgtcacagcagtagttgttgtattagtaccagtagaagtaacagtagtaaaacgactaatagtagcagcagaagtagtagtgtcattctcattctcatttcattatattaggattttcattattacaataattttcattatcatcatcatggcatCATGCATCATGATTTACTTCaaaaaattatcaaataaattTCAAGTACTAGGTAGactcaaaaagagaaaagaagaaaacattaagTTCGTGCGTGCTTCTTGTGGTCGGCATATTTTTTtcgcaaaaaaagacaaaaaatataaaccaCGTTTCTTGCAACTGATATCCCCCGTGAATCATAGACATTTTCCACACAATGAGAACACATTTTAACACGTACTTGGTCGCAGCAAACTTGGGTAAATAATGACACTATgttaagagaaataaaataagcaaaaatacATAACAGACAATCAAATGTTAATCTTGATTCTGAATATTATTTGGTTATAACAAATGTCGATGGATGACACTAAGTTAAAACGAATGAAATAAAGCGAAAGGGAAGATATTAAACTTATACCATGATTATGCATTGTAGAAGGTCAGCCAAAACGTGAACGAATGGTGAAAATAATCCAAAATGAGTGAAAACCATTGTCTTGAAATATTTAACAGACACCTGAATGTTATGAAATATTTAAAAGACAAACGAGTGTTACAAGATACTTAAAACAAACAATAGAACACCACGAAATATTTATCACATGCTATAGAATATTAAAGAAACAGTTAAATTTCATATAACGCTTTTATAACATATACAGCATTCAACAAACGCCTCTGAATGATATAAAAGTTGGCTCTGCATTTTAGAAAGGGAGATGTGTGCCATAAAACGTGATGGAAAATGAGGGTTaatgagaaaaggggagtgagggatgtTCCGCCGTCACTTCTGGAAATGAGGACTGACGGTTGGGATCTCACAGAAAACGAGAATTTTGAAtcatctttttaaaaatctggGTTTAAAAGACACGCACGCCTTTGATCGGTGAGTATCGGCTTTCGGAAGGCTTGAATGGTTTTTCAGATGAGATTGAAATCTTTTGCCACGTCAGCTTAAATATTGCAGTGTGTCATTTTTATGCTGGAAatataaaagtatgtgtgtgtgtgtgtgtgtatatatatatatatatatatatatatatatatatatatatatatgcgcatatattcacacacacacacatacacacacacacacacacacacacacacacacacacacacacacacacacacacacacacacacacacatgcacacacacacacacacacacacacacacacacacacacatatatatatatatatatatatatatctatatatatatttatatatatatatttatatatatatatatttatatatatatatatatatatatctatatatatatatttatatatatatatctatatatatatatatatttatatatatatatatatatatatatatatatatatatatatatatatatacatatatatatgcacctgcatgtatatgtgtgtgtgtgtgtacaaatacatatacacatatgtacatacgtacatacatatatatatatatatatatatatatatatatatatatatatatatatatatatatacatatgcacacactgtatactgtatgtatgcatgcatgtgtgtattcttACAATTGTTCAGAAGCTTGACTGTATCTAACATTGATACTACTCAATATTCGGTATATCATTcatacataagacacacacaaataaccattTAACCTATAATACTATAAACACATTCAAGAggttagcatgtatatatatatatatatatatatatatatatatatatatatatatatatatatatatatatatatatatatatacattgtgtgtgtgtgtgtgtatatatatgtgtgtgtgtgcttgtgtgtgtgtgtgtatgtgtgtgtgtgtattcatgcgcgtgtgtgtgtatatgtatatatatatatatatatatatatatatatatatatatatatatatgtgtgtgtgtgtgtgtgtgtgtgtgtgtgtgtgtgtctctgtgtgtgtgtgtgtgtgtgtgtgtgtgtgtgtgtgtgtgtgtgtgtgtgtatgtatgtatgtatgtatgtatgtatgtatgtatatatatatatatatatatatatatatatatatatatatatatatatatatatatatgtgtgtgtgtgtgtgtgtgtgtgtgtgtgtgtgtgtgtatgtatgtatacctgtatctatctatctatctgtctatatatatatatatatatatatatatatatatatatatatatatatatgtatatatatatatatatatatatatatctgtgtgtgtgtgtgtgtgtgtgtgtgtgtgcgtgaagtatgtgtgtgtgtgtgtgtgtgtgtgtttgtgtgtgtgcgtatgtttgtgtttgtgtgtgtgtgtgtgtgcttgtttgtgtgtgtgtgtgtgtgtgtgtgtgtgtgtgtgtgtgtgtgtgtgtgtgtgtgtgtgtgtgtgtgtgtgtgtgtgaagtatgtgtgtgtgtgtgtgtgtgtgtgtttgtgtgtgtgcgtatgtttgtgtgtgtgtgtgtgtgtgtgcttgtttgtgtgtgtgtgtgtgtgtatgtattcatgcgcgcacgtgtgtgtgtgtgtgtgtgtgtgtatatatatatatatatatatatatatatatatatatatatatatatatgcatgtatgtatgtatgtatgtatatatatgtgtgtgtgtatacctgtatctatctatctatctatctatatatatacatgtgtgtgtgtgtgcgcgcgcgtgtgtgtgtgtgtgtgtgtgtgtgtgtgtgtgtgtgtgtgtgtgtgtgtgtgtgtgtgtgtgtgtgtgtgtgtgtgtgtgtgtgtacgtgtgtgtgtgtgtgtgtatatatatatatatatatatatatatatatatatatatatatatatatatatatatatatatatatatacatggtgcaGTGTAACCGGGAAAGGATAAAGTAAAAGTAGAATGAGAAATTAGAAGATAAGGTCTCGCATCAGGCCTACGCCACTCCGAGGAACGGATCAATAACAGAGGGCgtttaaatatgaataaatcaCTGAACAGTATTGATCGGAACAAGTGAAGTAGACCTGTAAACTACGCAGAAAAGGGGCGAGCAATCGACACAAAAGAAGATATTCGGCTCAACATAAAGAACATGAGCATAGCCCTCGGACGGGATATGAGGTGTGACGGCCGGCAGACGAGAAGGGAAGCGGGGATCTGACAGCGCCCGTAACTGAACCTTGACCGTCGCGTCTTCGGTCGTAAAGTGTGGGACGTGTACTTAAAAGGGGCGCGTAAAAGGACTATCAATCTGTTGCTTATGTCATACCGTTGTCGTTTATGGCTTGCTTTCTTCTCCGCTAGACCTTATTGCATTTTAAGAACTCCGAGAGGAAGATAAGGCCTTGCCACAAAGGTTCTTCAAACACTAAACCAAATCAGCCAAATGATTGATCTAACTAAATGGATTATTTGGTATTAGGCATTTGCCCAATAAGATACTTAGCGTATATGAATTCATGAATGGACTTCAGAGCAAGTCCATTCATCATATATGTTTAACAAAATAAGTGGCTCCCACATCAAGTACTGTAATTCACTGACAAAATGTCTTTGAAAACCTCTTAATCGGAACACGGACTGCATTGCACTGGCCATGGATAAAGAATTTGAAACATTTTTTTCAATAGATTTGACCGTGGCTGTACAGtaacacaaataaaataatttaaaaaattaccaCAATTTTCTGTGTACTTTCAACACAGGTTAGTTTTTACTACAATTGAAAAGTCATTTGGGGGATATTAGATATGCAATGGCATGTCACTCACAGAGGGACTTTTAAAGCGAACCAGAATGATATGCAATAACGCGTTGCATTACTGTTATATATTGATGTCGTCGCTGCACGGTCCGGTGAGCAATATGGGTTTCGCTGACAATGCATTTGTTTTGCAAAAAACTGCTGTCATCGTTCGGCGAGGTCCATTTGCATCCGGAAAACTGGATGAAAAATGTACCGGAAAAATAGAAGTGAAGAACGTCCATGAATTTTATGAACGTTATCATAGAACAGGTAATGGTATCGGATGGTACAACCAATGTGAAGTTGCgcggtactctctctctcctttctctctgtctgtctgtctctctctctctctctctctctctctctctctctctctctctctcgtttctctctcgtttctctctctctctctctctctctctctctctctctctctctctctatctctctctgcttctttctctttcccttacacacacacacatacaccacacatatctatatctatatatatacatatatgtgtgtgcaagtgcatgggtgtgtatgagcggggagaaagaaacagagagagagagaggagaagagaagagagagagagagagagagagagagagagaacgagaacgagcgaacgagtgggcaagacagagagaaattgattCAACGTGACTTGTGTGCACATCCTTAATCAGATATCATCAATACAGTGCCAGGCAATCTAATATCCCCGACGCCTGCACTTTTCCAGGCGTTCGCATGGCCAGCCAAATCAAAAATCCGCTCAGCTGGTGAAAGCTAAGCGAATGGCGGTGTCAAATCAGGATGAGAGCTAAGAATTCTCTCGGGCGTCTCCACGGTCAGTACCACAGGAGCAGTCGTGATATAGAGAACTACTCAGCTGCTCTTTCATTTCTCTGTGATTGGATATATGACATTTTTGCGTGGATACAAGACCGATATTCATCGTGGGTTGCTGTATTCAATGTAAGATTCTGTATACTGGTGTTaccacgatgatgataatgataatgattattgtagtatgagcatcatcatcattatctttatgactaatagctgttattatcattaaggataatattaaaacatgataaggatagtgatgataataatatcagtaaatatagataatgataataatcgcaataacaatgataaaaaacaatgacaacaacaagaataatgataacaatgataatcataattgtaaaaaacaataaagaatgataattataattatcataaaagtaactataatgatacggcaataaggattataatgatgataatagaaattatcacaatgatgattttaattaaataataatagcaacaacaatggtaatgcgaatgataattaataataataatgataataatgatggaagtgataataacactaataataatgataatgataataatgatacaatgatgataatagtaataataaatacaatactgatgatgataacgatgatgataataataaaagttatggtaatgaaaatactaataatgataatgatgatgccatcaataataatgatgataatgataacaatgacattcataatgataacaataaggattataatgataatgatgataatagtagtaacaaaaatagtgacaacaatgacaatgataataacaccaatagcaataataataataatgataacagcaataataataatgataataatgataacattgataataaagataatgatactaatagaagtagcagtagtagtactaatagctaatagggataatgataacaataatgataatgaaaatagtaataatgatgatatagtatccataattgtagtagtagtagtagtagtagtagtaatagtagtaggctAACATttatagttgtaatagtagtagtaataagaacaacaatggtactaataatgatataataataatgataataataacagctatgataatgacaatgataacaatgatgaggataatgatagcaataataataataataataatgataattatctttattatgatgatgatcatcatcatcatcataataataatgataataataataatacaaatgaggatgataacaatgatagtaataatcattataataataatataatgatgattatagtaatgataataataacatcagtaatgatcaggataataataataatgatgacaatagcaataataattataatgatagtagtaatagtgatgataataataatgataataataatgaaaacaataactgcaacaacaacaacaacaacaacaacaacaacaacaacaacaacaacaacaataataataataataataataataataataataataccaatactactactactgctgttactactcctacttccactactactactactactactaccactacacctgataatgataatgataatgataataatattgataataataataataacaacaacaacaataataataataataataataataataatgataataataataacaacaacagcaacaacaacaacaacaataatgataataataataataatgataagaatgataataataataataataataataataataataataataataataataataataataatgatgataataatgataatgataataataataataataatgatagtaatgataataagagcaacaagaacaatgataataacaatgataataataatagtaataataataataataatgataataataataataataataataataataataataataataataataataataataataataataataataacgataataataataataatgatactactaataatagttataataatgttaataataattataatgataaagatgataatgcttctgatgattatagcaataataacaatcattactactattttcattaccattatcatcaaaactCCCACTCCCAAAACTCAACGAGAAGGCTACGAGCCTAATTATATTGTTCTGTAGAGGACAGAACTATTTTTGCTGCGTACTAAACagatgatattgttgttgtttttttcgaatCCGAGCCTGAGCTAAtatgaagtaaaaaataaactcTAAACCTGGTCTATTtcaacaatagaaaaatacaaccatcaaaaataatacataaccacaaaataataacattgtAAGTTCGTAGTActgatgtaaacaaataaatgaaacttGACATGAAAAAGCCTTGCTGGAGTAGCAGGCTCGAGGTGATCTGCACAGGAAAAAGGTAGAGTTTTATCGTTAAGTGATATAAGTAGCTATCATATGAACATGTATGATgttcttattatcgttgttgaatatatagtatgatatagtATTTTATAGGGTTTGTTCAAatgttctttatttttgtgtttttgtctctgcGTTTTAGTCGGAAATTAACTCAACAACATAGATTAGGAATggaaagacatatatatttgatgtatgagTAAAATAACTGAAATATGAAACCATAAAATGAGTAACAGCATAATAAGCAAGggattaattattattcatttttacaaTGACAGTTGTGCTTTATATGATTTCTTAAGTGGCAGTATATACTCAATTTACTACTTCATTAATTGGATTTGTATTGATGATTTTTTACAACAGATTTACTGATAATTCTCATTTATTGTATAATGCATTGTCGGGAAATATGGAGGCATGGTATAAGTCTGTGAGCTTTGGTATACCAACTTTAAGTGTGTTTGATCCTTTAATAAACCAAATTCACAGCATAATGAAACAGAATAATCTCTTAGAATTCTGAAAAGTTTAATACTAAAGTTTCATTAGTTGAGGTTCTGTATTATTATGTTTAACTCATTGCCGAcaagtaaaaatgtttggcaagtggacttATGGatgggcttgttggcgcgcatcggcagtttcccctgtttgtgcccggctcgatcggtagtttgtgaGATTTTaaattgctatgatttataaaaatattaaaatgttGAAGGAATACCTTCATTgtaggtgctattgcctaaaatctttaccattcaaatgaagccactactatcggagaaaaacaaactccgtctgacgagccagtggcgcgggaatgggATGCCACGATGCCACTCgtctttcggtccacaacagccatggcatgtacgtacatgccacccgtcggCTAGGGGTTAATAGTATGTCATGAACAGAATGTAAATGATGAACATTCTAAAGTTAGAGTTAAACTTTGATTTTGaacttttttgttatttaatcCAAATGATCTGGATAATGTaaccatcatgtcatgaaaaaaatgacTTAAGGGATGGGAGGCATGGACATGCTgtcatgggaaaatttggctgaAGGCCGGGGCATCAGCAATGATtcaccacaagtgcacaaacctcttggaaaattattataatcatatggcATTTAGTAGGGATTTTTGCACCATTTCCAGTGACAAATAGAATGTACTGGCCTTGACTGGGAGAGcaccatgctcaggatcctattccttgCCGCTGTGACTGGTGGTGCAGGTTGTATCACTGAAAattggaaatgaagaaaaatttaaaatattAAGTAACAAATTGCAAAGGGAAGTCATAGAGTCTTTTCACCACACATGAGTGTTTGCATGTCTCCAGCCAACAAGCAGCACACCCATTAGATTGGCTGTTTAAGTAAGTCGAGCACccatattttgggccatgtgatgGCAATGAAGCATCTGGATCTAACAGGTTAACAGATGAAGTTTGTATATCAATGCTGTTCTCTGTTATGTTTACATACTTTTCCCTGCTTATGCATTGTGTGGtgtagaagcaaaataaacaaacagcttgtcacagcaaaggataaccagtgtaacaaatggaattaaaataattcattattaactgcaattatgataaaagaaagCCTTTACTGGATTTACATTTCATATAGGTGCAATGGTTATTCATTCCATTATTGGAGATATAAGATTTTATGAAAATCTACAATTAGCTTTTTTCCCAAATGTGTTACCAATAGCGGCCCAATATGCCATATTTGATGATTATTAATTTGTGTTGGTTTTCATATTCAGGGTCTGATATTTTTACTTCATTAAGGTTCCAAGTCACATATGGACATAATGTATAATGCATTGTGATTTAAATATCCTTTAAAAAATCCAAGGTTTCTTTGAATTGCTGCAGTTATATTTAATTGAAACTATATCATCCAGAACATTTGTTTTACATATCATTACGAAATATCATTCTGATATATTGATGaattatagatatttattatatttgaaaATAAATTACTTTCAGAAACTTGTAGTCTTTAGTCTTATGGTGTAGAATTTTGTcatattgatagatatgcattacATTTTGTTAATCTCTTTCAGGCAAAAATGACAGATGAAACAACATGTGGTTCCTGTTTTGCATGCCAGCGGATTCTAGGGGAAAGTCGCAGTGTGAAAGGAAGTGCTCGtctcaaacactcaaacaaatTGGTGAATGAAGCCATATCTGATATTGTGAATGAAAAAGTATCAGCTCCCAAATTGTGCTTTAGATGTTATAGATTAGTCTTAGGTATAGATTATCATCAACATGAATTTCACAGATTAATGCAATCTTTCATAAAGATATTTAGTGAAAAGAATAAGACTGTAGGAAGTGTTAATGCAAAGAAGTCCATGATAGTAAGTAACAAATCACCTATATTGAGTTCTGAAATAATTCAGGATGGAACAAAATCAGAAGATTCATGTAAAGATGTTAACATTGTtttgagtaatgataatgatgaagttaagATCATAGATCCTGTCTTGGAGTCAGTTCAATTAGATTTTTTAGAGTATGACTCTAGAGAAGTAGTACCCTACATTCATTCAGCTGTAGGAAATCAGGATGAAACTATAAGagacgatagagaaagagattataGACAAGGAAAATATAATACCACAAGCTTTAGTAGCAATGAAAGAGATTTCAAGAGAAATCAGTTGGATGAAGTGGATTTAGCTGGGATATTAACACAGTCAAGAAGAAGACCGAAAGTgccaaaaaaatatgatgattatgagtaTTACCCAGAAAACTACAGCCAGCCAAAGAATGAACCAGAAGTAAAGGAACAGCAAGATGAATCTTGTGATGGTAGTCCTCCCTTCAAGTGTAGCCTTTGTCAGAATTTCTTCAGCACTAAGAAATCGTATAGCTGTCATGAATGcttcaaaaaagagagagaagatattacATACNNNNNNNNNNNNNNNNNNNNNNNNNNNNNNNNNNNNNNNNNNNNNNNNNNNNNNNNNNNNNNNNNNNNNNNNNNNNNNNNNNNNNNNNNNNNNNNNNNNNNNNNNNNNNNNNNNNNNNNNNNNNNNNNNNNNNNNNNNNNNNNNNNNNNNNNNNNNNNNNNNNNNNNNNNNNNNNNNNNNNNNNNNNNNNNNNNNNNNNNNNNNNNNNNNNNNNNNNNNNNNNNNNNNNNNNNNNNNNNNNNNNNNNNNNNNNNNNNNNNNNNNNNNNNNNNNNNNNNNNNNNNNNNNNNNNNNNNNNNNNNNNNNNNNNNNNNNNNNNNNNNNNNNNNNNNNNNNNNNNNNNNNNNNNNNNNNNNNNNNNNNNNNNNNNNNNNNNNNNNNNNNNNNNNNNNNNNNNNNNNNNNNNNNNNNNNNNNNNNNNNNNNNNNNNNNNNNNNNNNNNNNNNNNNNNNNNNNNNNNNNNNNNNNNNNNNNNNNNNNNNNNNNNNNNNNNNNNNNNNATATATTATTTTGTGTCTTGCCCCATTTTGATTTGGGAATCTTGTTTTTCAAATAGAATACGCTTTGTGAGCACTGTGGGAGGGGTTTCAGCAGAAAGGAAGCATTGGAACGGCACCAAGCACAAGCCCATGGCCTTGCCCATGGGACTCACCAGTGCCCTCAGTGTGGTCGTACTTTCCTCCACACATCCCTTCTAGCAGAGCACATGAGAGCACATAAAGGATACACCTGTGTTATCTGTAGCAAGATCTTCAGTTGTATGTCAAACCTCAAATTACACAAAAAGGCACACCATCAAAAAGTAACCTCGTATAAATGTTCAGGTTGTAATAAATCCTGGAAGTTTCATGCAAGTTACACATATCATATGCGTAAGGTAAGGCATACAGATATctgcaattattatttttccataaCTGTATTGGGAAATATTCCacattgaagatttttttttctttctttcttttttctttcatttataatTTGCTGCCAAAGTCACTGCATAaaagatataattattttcacaatTGCAATGTTATTTCCACATGTTTAGGTTCACGGGTCATTACTTCTAAAGTGCTCAGCGTGCAAAGAGCGCTTTCCAACCCAAGCTGAACTGGAGCATCATAAGGAAACATGCAAGTCCAGGGCTAGTCAAGGAAGTACAAAGGAAGATTCTGccagtgaagaaaaaaatgttaggtAAGTATTggcattatataattttttcacaGGAAATGTTTAGATGAAAGGTATTCAGAATGTTTTAGATATCATGGTAGATTT
The nucleotide sequence above comes from Penaeus vannamei isolate JL-2024 chromosome 6, ASM4276789v1, whole genome shotgun sequence. Encoded proteins:
- the LOC113823698 gene encoding zinc finger protein 892 (The sequence of the model RefSeq protein was modified relative to this genomic sequence to represent the inferred CDS: added 177 bases not found in genome assembly), with the translated sequence MTDETTCGSCFACQRILGESRSVKGSARLKHSNKLVNEAISDIVNEKVSAPKLCFRCYRLVLGIDYHQHEFHRLMQSFIKIFSEKNKTVGSVNAKKSMIVSNKSPILSSEIIQDGTKSEDSCKDVNIVLSNDNDEVKIIDPVLESVQLDFLEYDSREVVPYIHSAVGNQDETIRDDRERDYRQGKYNTTSFSSNERDFKRNQLDEVDLAGILTQSRRRPKVPKKYDDYEYYPENYSQPKNEPEVKEQQDESCDGSPPFKCSLCQNFFSTKKSYSCHECFKKEREDITYRCKGCQEIFSVRREYIKHIDLCYKNVPVECHLCLSKLQSAAYLPRHIESFHKGSPVYKKNTLCEHCGRGFSRKEALERHQAQAHGLAHGTHQCPQCGRTFLHTSLLAEHMRAHKGYTCVICSKIFSCMSNLKLHKKAHHQKVTSYKCSGCNKSWKFHASYTYHMRKVHGSLLLKCSACKERFPTQAELEHHKETCKSRASQGSTKEDSASEEKNVRKETDSSSAHHSSKHSPNETLRKKGQGNKIVDSDIGSSSVYNKQKVSHGTAKKYDAEGGKDRHNYSQSQNTLNLNVQPGKETHAMMETRNLTVEVNDVPNKPKDELLLVPQMPQGEQVIYEVGEQESIEPPSDNIIVETLDDLTNDCHYVILVDEMD